Within Paenibacillus albicereus, the genomic segment GCTAGCCGGCATCTAGCATAACCGCATCAAGCAACACCGCATCAAGCAACACCGCATCAAGCAACACCGCATCAAGCAACACCGCATCAAGCAACACCGCATTAAGCTAGACGGCATCGAGCACAACCACATCCAGCAACACCGCATCAAGCTAGCCGGCATCGAGCAAAACCACATCCAGCAAAACCGCATCAAGCTAGCCGGCATCCAGCAAAACCGCATCGAGCAGAAGAGCAAGGAAGCAGGCCCGCAAGGGCGGGCAGGCCACACCAAATCACGAGAGGGGTTGACCGTCATGGTCGCCAAATGGTTCCGCGAGAATGTATGGGTAGGGGCAGCGATCCTGCTGCTGAGGGTATATGTCGGCTGGGATTGGATGACGCACGGCTGGGAGAAGATGAGGGACGGCTTCGATGCCGGAGGCTTCCTCCAGAACGCAGTTGCCAAGCCGGTCGCCGACCGGGCGACGCAGGAGGTGCTGTTCCCGACCTACACCTGGTTCATCGAGCATGTCGCCCTGCCGAACGTCAAGATCATCAACTTCCTCATCCCGGTCGGCGAGTTCCTGATCGGCCTCGGCCTCATCGTCGGCGGACTGACGCTGACGGCAGCCTTCTTCGGCATGATGCTCAACTTCCTGTTCCTCTTCGCCGGAACGGTAAGCACGAACCCGTGGCTGCTCCTGATCGGCACGATCATCTTCTTCGCCGGAACCAATGCCGGACGGTTCGGCCTCGACGGCCTGCTGAAGCCGCATGTGCGGAACTGGTGGAACGAGCGCGGAGGCCAGGACGCCGGCGCCGGACGCGGCGGACTGTTCGCCAAGAAGGCCGCCAAGCACTGATCCGGCGCGAACCAGAGCATGCCCATCCAGATCGACCTCATAGACAGCCCCGAAAAAGAGCCGGATCCGGGTTGGAGCCTGATGCGATCCGGCTCGCCGGGGCAAGGGGAACGGCGGTCCATCAGCCCCCCATGTGATCGGCACCCATTCAAACGGTCCCCATGGGACCGATAGGAGGCAGGAGAGAGATGGCGATAAAAGAGAAAGCCCAGCTGCAGGCCGCATCCGCGCAGGACGAGGTGAACGAGCTGGCCGCAAGGGCCAGAAAGGCCCAGGCGGCGTACCTGAACCTGGACCAGGAGCAGGTCGACCGAGTCGTGCAGGCGATGGCGCTGGCCGGCCTCGACCGGCACATGCCGCTCGCGAAGCTCGCGGTCGAGGAGACCGGACGCGGCGTCTACGAAGACAAGATCACCAAGAATATTTTCGCCACGGAATATATCTATCACAGCATCAAGAACGAGAAGACGGTCGGCGTCATCGAAGAGAACGTCCACGAGAGCTACCGCAAGGTCGCCGAGCCCGTCGGCGTCATCGCCGGCATCACGCCGGTGACAAACCCGACCTCCACGACGATGTTCAAAGCCCTGATCGCGGCCAAGACCCGCAACCCGATCGTGTTCGCGTTCCACCCGTCGGCGCAGCGCTCCAGCACGGAGGCAGCCCGCACGCTGCTGCAGGCGGCCGTCGCCGCAGGCGCTCCCGAGCACTGCATCCAGTGGATCGAGCATCCGTCCGTCGAGGCGACGCAGCGGCTCATGAACCACAAGGACATCGCGCTCGTGCTCGCCACCGGCGGCTCGGCGATGGTCAAGTCCGCCTACAGCACCGGCAAGCCGGCGCTCGGCGTCGGTCCCGGCAACGTGCCTTGCTTCATCGAGCGCACGGCGAGCCTGGAGCAGGCGGTCACCGACCTGATCCTGTCCAAGACGTTCGACAACGGCATGATCTGCGCTTCCGAGCAGGCTGTCATCCTCGACGAGCCGATCTATGCCGAGGCCAAGCGGCTCATGAGCGAGAAGGGCTGCTATTTCCTGAACGAGGAGGAGAAGGCCGCTGTCTCCAAGCTCGTCATCCACAGCGACAAATGCGCGGTCAACGCCGTCATCGTCGGCCAGTCGGCCGTCAAGATCGCCGAGATGGCCGGCATCGCCGTCCCGGCCGGCACGAAGGTGCTCGTCGCCGAGCTCGAAGGCGTCGGCGAGAAATACCCGCTTTCCGCCGAGAAGCTCAGCCCCGTGCTCGCCTGCTACAAGGTCAAGACGGCGCAGGAGGGCATCGAGCGCGCCGCGCAGGTCGTCGCCTTCGGCGGGATGGGCCATTCCTCCGTCATCCACTCACAGGACGACGCGGTCGTCGCGGCGTTCGCGAAGCGGCTGCAGACCGGCCGCATCATCGTCAACTCCCCGTCGACGCATGGCGCGATCGGCGACATCTACAACACGAACCTGCCGTCGCTGACGCTCGGCTGCGGCTCCTACGGCAGCAACTCGACGACGAACAACGTATCGGCGGTGAACCTCATCAACATCAAGCGCGTGGCGACCCGGACCAACAATATG encodes:
- the adhE gene encoding bifunctional acetaldehyde-CoA/alcohol dehydrogenase, which gives rise to MAIKEKAQLQAASAQDEVNELAARARKAQAAYLNLDQEQVDRVVQAMALAGLDRHMPLAKLAVEETGRGVYEDKITKNIFATEYIYHSIKNEKTVGVIEENVHESYRKVAEPVGVIAGITPVTNPTSTTMFKALIAAKTRNPIVFAFHPSAQRSSTEAARTLLQAAVAAGAPEHCIQWIEHPSVEATQRLMNHKDIALVLATGGSAMVKSAYSTGKPALGVGPGNVPCFIERTASLEQAVTDLILSKTFDNGMICASEQAVILDEPIYAEAKRLMSEKGCYFLNEEEKAAVSKLVIHSDKCAVNAVIVGQSAVKIAEMAGIAVPAGTKVLVAELEGVGEKYPLSAEKLSPVLACYKVKTAQEGIERAAQVVAFGGMGHSSVIHSQDDAVVAAFAKRLQTGRIIVNSPSTHGAIGDIYNTNLPSLTLGCGSYGSNSTTNNVSAVNLINIKRVATRTNNMQWFKIPPKIYFERGAIQYLEKMPDITRVAIVTDEAMVKLGYVEKVEYYLRKRRLPIAIEVFSDVEPDPSVETVERGTRMLAAFKPDCIIALGGGSPMDAAKAMWLFYEYPDTSFDSLKMKFMDIRKRIYKYPRLGSKAQFVAIPTTSGTGSEVTSFAVITDKNKGNTKYPLADYELTPDVAIVDPDFVYTLPKTAVADTGMDVLTHAIEAYVSVMANDYTDGLALKAIQLVFENLEASYHQADPRAREKMHNASTIAGMAFANTFLGINHSLAHKWGGQYHTAHGRTNAILMPHVIRYNASPPSKFASFPKYGHFIADKRYADIARLLGLPARTTEEAVASLIEAIRGLNRSLGIPESFQALGFEESDFEARVDELADRAFEDQCTTANPRMPLVTELADVYRNAFYGRF
- a CDS encoding DoxX family protein; this encodes MVAKWFRENVWVGAAILLLRVYVGWDWMTHGWEKMRDGFDAGGFLQNAVAKPVADRATQEVLFPTYTWFIEHVALPNVKIINFLIPVGEFLIGLGLIVGGLTLTAAFFGMMLNFLFLFAGTVSTNPWLLLIGTIIFFAGTNAGRFGLDGLLKPHVRNWWNERGGQDAGAGRGGLFAKKAAKH